Proteins from a single region of Anthonomus grandis grandis chromosome 10, icAntGran1.3, whole genome shotgun sequence:
- the LOC126741309 gene encoding high affinity copper uptake protein 1 isoform X1 produces MEHHHHHHMPDATGGHDMAGGHQMGSTEAAMPDMHHGHHDMSGHSMAGHSMDMMNMWFQFSTNTTVLFEQWHFTTVGGLIGSMIGIFIMAALYEGLKYYREFLFWKTYNALQYKAVSLPDKATVPDEPQVVHVVGEVIHKQPPAILSKIHFYQTFLHMIQMILSYFLMLIFMTYNVWLCIAVVLGAGVGYFLFGWKKGLIVDVTEHCH; encoded by the exons ATGGAACATCACCATCACCACCACATGCCGGATGCCACCGGGGGTCATGACATGGCAGGGGGTCATCAGATGGGCTCGACCGAAGCCGCCATGCCGGACATGCACCACGGACACCACGACATGTCTGGACACTCCATGGCTGGTCATAGTATGGACATGATGAACATGTGG tTTCAATTTTCAACAAATACCACCGTGCTATTTGAACAGTGGCATTTTACGACAGTAGGCGGCCTAATAGGGTCCATGATAGGCATTTTTATAATGGCCGCTCTCTATGAAGGACTGAAGTACTATag ggaatttttattttggaaaacgtaCAACGCCTTACAGTATAAAGCGGTGTCGTTACCGGATAAGGCGACGGTACCGGACGAGCCCCAAGTCGTACA tGTGGTTGGAGAGGTTATTCACAAACAACC GCCGGCGATACTCAGCAAGATCCACTTCTACCAAACGTTCCTGCACATGATCCAGATGATCCTCAGCTATTTCCTGATGTTGATCTTCATGACGTACAACGTGTGGCTGTGCATCGCGGTAGTCCTGGGGGCGGGCGTCGGTTACTTCCTCTTCGGTTGGAAAAAAGGTTTGATCGTTGACGTCACGGAACACTGCCACTGA
- the LOC126741309 gene encoding high affinity copper uptake protein 1 isoform X2: protein MEHHHHHHMPDATGGHDMAGGHQMGSTEAAMPDMHHGHHDMSGHSMAGHSMDMMNMWFQFSTNTTVLFEQWHFTTVGGLIGSMIGIFIMAALYEGLKYYREFLFWKTYNALQYKAVSLPDKATVPDEPQVVQPAILSKIHFYQTFLHMIQMILSYFLMLIFMTYNVWLCIAVVLGAGVGYFLFGWKKGLIVDVTEHCH, encoded by the exons ATGGAACATCACCATCACCACCACATGCCGGATGCCACCGGGGGTCATGACATGGCAGGGGGTCATCAGATGGGCTCGACCGAAGCCGCCATGCCGGACATGCACCACGGACACCACGACATGTCTGGACACTCCATGGCTGGTCATAGTATGGACATGATGAACATGTGG tTTCAATTTTCAACAAATACCACCGTGCTATTTGAACAGTGGCATTTTACGACAGTAGGCGGCCTAATAGGGTCCATGATAGGCATTTTTATAATGGCCGCTCTCTATGAAGGACTGAAGTACTATag ggaatttttattttggaaaacgtaCAACGCCTTACAGTATAAAGCGGTGTCGTTACCGGATAAGGCGACGGTACCGGACGAGCCCCAAGTCGTACA GCCGGCGATACTCAGCAAGATCCACTTCTACCAAACGTTCCTGCACATGATCCAGATGATCCTCAGCTATTTCCTGATGTTGATCTTCATGACGTACAACGTGTGGCTGTGCATCGCGGTAGTCCTGGGGGCGGGCGTCGGTTACTTCCTCTTCGGTTGGAAAAAAGGTTTGATCGTTGACGTCACGGAACACTGCCACTGA